A genomic window from Camarhynchus parvulus chromosome 27, STF_HiC, whole genome shotgun sequence includes:
- the LOC115913776 gene encoding myosin light chain kinase, smooth muscle-like: MSQAGGAEEAFEHRDVVINSQDKVSDVYTQLEKLGEGKFGTVYRLQEKATGRIRAGKYFRARTAKERQAARAEVELMNLLHHPCLVQCLEAFQEPTQLVMVMEYVAGGELFERIVDDDFEHTEPSSARYMQQILEGLQFMHGQAIVHLDLKPENIVCVSPGSHRVKIIDFGLAWRLSEHSPVKVLHGTPEFMAPEVVAFEPVSFSTDMWSVGVICYILLSGESPFQGDTDMETLSNVTAAQWDFEEETFSEISQQAKDFISQLLQKEPSRRLPSAGALLHPWLQQPQPSSPKVLNKERIRQFLARRKWQKTGKALLALKRLTLLSQSLEGKASEAQDEEGLEKEQPCRALPQRGASPSDLLPDPEEEEEEDGGSAAASGQ; encoded by the exons ATGTCCCAGGCAGGAG gagctgaggaggCCTTTGAACACCGTGATGTGGTCATCAACAGCCAGGACAAGGTTTCAGATGTGTACACACAGCTGGAGAAGCTCGGGGA ggggaaatttgggactGTGTacaggctgcaggagaaggcCACGGGCAGGATCCGGGCTGGGAAATATTTCCGGGCACGCACGGCCAAGGAGAGGCAGGCGGCGCGTGCCGAGGTGGAGCTGATGAACCTCCTGCACCACCCATGCCTCGTGCAGTGCCTTGAGGCCTTCCAGGAGCCCACCCAGCTGGTGATGGTCATGGAGTA CGTGGCAGGTGGGGAGCTCTTTGAGCGCATTGTGGACGATGACtttgagcacacagagcccagcagtgcccggTACATGCAGCAGatcctggaggggctgcagtTCATGCACGGCCAGGCCATCGTCCACCTGGACCTCAAACCCGAGAACATCGTCTGTGTCAGCCCCGGCAGCCACCGCGTCAAGATCATCGACTTCGGCCTGGCATGGAGGCTGAGTGAGC acaGCCCTGTGAAGGTTCTCCACGGCACCCCTGAGTTCATGGCTCCAGAAGTGGTCGCCTTCGAGCCCGTGAGCTTCTCCACGGACATGTGGAGCGTTGGTGTCATCTGCTACATCCT gctgagtgGGGAGTCACCCTTCCAGGGGGACACGGACATGGAGACCCTGAGCAACGTCACAGCTGCCCAGTGGGACTTTGAGGAGGAGACCTTCTCAGAGATCTCCCAGCAAGCCAAGGACTTCatcagccagctgctgcagaaagagcccag ccgGCGGCTCCCCAGCgcaggggctctgctgcacccctggctgcagcagccccagcccagcagccccaaggTGCTGAACAAGGAGAGGATCAGGCAGTTCCTGGCACGGAGGAAGTGGCAG AAAACAGGGAAAGCCCTGCTGGCTCTCAAGAGGCTGACCCTGCTGTCCCAGAGCCTGGAGGGGAAGGCATCAGAGGCTCAGGATGAGGAAG gcctggagaaggagcagccctgcagagctctgccccaACGAGGTGCCAGCCCCTCAGATCTGCTGCCAGACccggaggaagaggaggaggaggatggtggGAGCGCTGCAGCCTCAGGGCAGTGA